One Alkaliphilus sp. B6464 genomic window carries:
- the recO gene encoding DNA repair protein RecO: MLITTEGFILKNKKYGETDSILTIFTRKAGKINAIAKGARRPKSNLLAGIQPFCYSEFVLYKGRNLYTVSQCDAKEIFYPLREDLKKLSYAAYLVELVETVITEGQTNNRLFNLFGKTLYLLKKDDVEVNTIVRAFEIKLMNYSGYKPQLSGCVHCNRKEASSWKFSSTEGGIICPLCLSIDPYAMKIGSTTIKLATYLLTRDMVEIQRLKISSYLNDELKKILKQYILTHVSKYDFKSLELAEKL; the protein is encoded by the coding sequence ATGTTAATTACCACTGAAGGTTTTATATTAAAAAACAAGAAATATGGAGAGACTGATAGTATACTAACAATTTTCACTAGAAAAGCAGGGAAAATTAATGCTATTGCTAAAGGGGCTCGTAGACCAAAAAGTAATTTGCTAGCCGGAATTCAGCCCTTCTGCTATAGTGAATTTGTGCTATACAAGGGTAGAAACTTATATACAGTTAGTCAATGTGATGCAAAAGAGATATTTTATCCCTTAAGGGAAGACTTAAAAAAACTATCCTATGCTGCCTATTTAGTGGAATTGGTAGAGACTGTAATAACAGAGGGACAAACAAATAATAGACTTTTCAATCTTTTTGGAAAGACATTATATTTATTAAAAAAAGATGATGTGGAAGTTAATACTATAGTTCGTGCTTTTGAAATAAAGCTTATGAATTATAGCGGATATAAACCACAATTATCAGGTTGTGTCCATTGCAACCGCAAAGAAGCTTCTTCTTGGAAATTTAGTTCTACAGAAGGAGGTATAATATGTCCTTTATGTTTAAGTATCGATCCTTATGCAATGAAAATTGGAAGTACAACTATTAAACTAGCAACATATTTACTAACAAGAGATATGGTTGAAATACAAAGATTAAAAATTAGTAGCTATTTAAATGATGAATTAAAAAAAATACTAAAGCAATATATATTGACACATGTTAGTAAATACGATTTTAAGAGCTTAGAATTAGCAGAAAAATTATAA
- a CDS encoding YqzL family protein, whose product MLNETMWNIFKETGNIYAYLYTKDYNKHCSNKSNNNTVNKKAPLEMKEITII is encoded by the coding sequence ATGCTAAATGAAACTATGTGGAACATCTTTAAAGAAACTGGTAATATCTATGCTTATTTATATACAAAGGATTATAATAAACATTGTAGCAATAAAAGCAATAATAATACAGTTAATAAAAAAGCACCATTAGAGATGAAAGAGATTACAATAATATAG
- the era gene encoding GTPase Era, translating to MGFKSGFVTIIGRPNVGKSTLMNRIIGEKIAIMSDKPQTTRNKIQCVYTQEDHQIVFLDTPGIHKPKHKLGQYMVRIAKDTLREVDAVLFVVDEGTSIGPGDQYIMEQLEGIETPIILVINKIDKMNQEDLNKLYDKYEETNLFNHIIGISALEGANLNNLINLIVSYLPEGPKYFPEHMVTDQPERLIVAEMIREKILHYTDQEIPHGVAVETTLMKQREDKNMVDIHATIYCERKSHKGIIIGKGGRKLKGIGKSAREDIEKLLGSKVYLELWVKVKEDWRNSESTLRTFGYD from the coding sequence TGGGATTTAAGTCTGGATTTGTAACTATTATCGGAAGACCAAATGTAGGAAAATCAACATTAATGAATAGAATAATTGGTGAAAAGATTGCTATTATGTCTGATAAACCCCAAACTACGAGAAATAAAATACAATGTGTATATACGCAAGAAGACCATCAAATTGTATTTTTAGATACTCCAGGAATTCATAAACCAAAGCATAAGCTAGGTCAATATATGGTTAGAATAGCAAAAGATACATTAAGAGAAGTAGATGCTGTTTTGTTTGTTGTAGATGAGGGTACTTCCATTGGCCCTGGAGATCAATATATTATGGAGCAGTTAGAAGGTATAGAGACTCCTATTATTTTAGTAATAAACAAAATCGATAAAATGAATCAAGAAGATTTAAATAAGTTATATGATAAATATGAAGAAACAAATCTATTTAATCATATAATAGGAATATCAGCACTAGAGGGTGCTAATTTAAACAACTTAATTAATCTTATAGTATCATATTTACCTGAAGGACCAAAGTATTTTCCAGAACATATGGTTACAGACCAGCCAGAGCGTCTAATTGTAGCAGAGATGATAAGAGAAAAGATTCTGCATTATACAGATCAGGAAATTCCACATGGAGTAGCTGTGGAAACCACCTTAATGAAGCAAAGGGAAGATAAAAATATGGTTGATATTCATGCTACAATATATTGTGAAAGAAAATCCCACAAAGGTATTATTATAGGTAAAGGTGGTAGAAAATTAAAAGGGATAGGTAAAAGTGCTAGGGAAGATATAGAAAAACTTTTAGGGTCAAAGGTATATTTAGAGTTATGGGTAAAGGTAAAGGAAGACTGGAGAAATAGTGAAAGTACATTAAGAACCTTTGGCTACGATTAA